The Ignicoccus hospitalis KIN4/I genome includes the window TGCTATACTTGTTGAGCAAGTGCGCTAACCGACTGGGCGAATGAAGGTTAAGAGGCCTTCCCTAACCATGGCTATCCCCAGCCCAGCCATCAGTATCGCCAGTATCCTGTTTAAGGCTAGGGTCCCGTTCTTGCCTAGCAGCTTATCCAAGTATCCTCCCAATAGCAATATTGGCAAGCTCACTAACATAACTCCCACTACCACTAGGGCCAGCTCGTAGGGCTCCAACACCGACCTATAGTAAAGTACCAAGCTTATGGCCCCTGGGCCGGCCAACATGGGGATGGCCATCGGAACTATCGCGACGCTCTCCGGATCGATCATCTCGGCCTCGCTCTTGCCCAATAGTGCTTGAATGGCATATATGAGCAATATCAAGCCTGTGGCAACCTTTATGTCTTCCAGTGTCATTCCG containing:
- a CDS encoding MarC family protein codes for the protein MDLNAVINAFISMLIIIDPFTNAPIFYQLTSSFEPKRRKRIIVRSATVSTIILLVFALFGDLIVRPFGMTLEDIKVATGLILLIYAIQALLGKSEAEMIDPESVAIVPMAIPMLAGPGAISLVLYYRSVLEPYELALVVVGVMLVSLPILLLGGYLDKLLGKNGTLALNRILAILMAGLGIAMVREGLLTFIRPVG